One genomic segment of Candidatus Poribacteria bacterium includes these proteins:
- a CDS encoding LamG domain-containing protein, with protein sequence MKTVISIYTTLFLLSIACSLAFANVVPDPVLYLDASDNPADPKAWKNLGTEGGELLAADKPMVLEEGEIKIPALGIVQPNAKYYTAKESHSTFGGPPQKNTPLFFEDWTLEFLCRRNGDFFVEEHHFAGFQNSPREGKQGIRLWIVGGQNLDISIHAGGGKQGVQPLNLKLEEGVWTWIAVVGTSGKSIVAYQDGKEVSEQAGFEFDKKLPINDISIGANSFDERRRTFNGSFAIVRAYDKALTEAEINQNISGTFAVDPADKLSTTWAQVKRDYK encoded by the coding sequence ATGAAAACTGTTATTTCGATCTACACCACCCTATTTTTGTTATCAATAGCGTGCTCACTCGCATTTGCTAATGTTGTTCCAGACCCCGTGCTCTATCTCGATGCCTCTGACAATCCTGCCGACCCCAAGGCATGGAAGAACCTCGGCACCGAAGGCGGTGAATTGCTCGCCGCAGACAAGCCAATGGTACTCGAAGAGGGCGAAATTAAGATTCCTGCCCTCGGGATTGTTCAACCAAATGCGAAGTATTACACAGCCAAGGAATCCCATTCAACCTTTGGGGGTCCACCACAGAAAAACACACCACTCTTTTTCGAGGATTGGACATTGGAATTCCTTTGTAGACGCAACGGCGATTTCTTCGTTGAAGAGCATCACTTCGCCGGTTTCCAGAACAGTCCAAGAGAAGGCAAGCAGGGAATTCGGCTTTGGATAGTGGGCGGTCAGAATTTGGACATCTCCATCCATGCCGGTGGTGGTAAGCAGGGCGTTCAACCGCTTAACCTCAAACTTGAGGAAGGGGTCTGGACCTGGATAGCCGTTGTCGGCACGAGTGGCAAATCCATTGTGGCATATCAAGACGGTAAAGAGGTCAGCGAGCAAGCCGGTTTTGAGTTCGACAAGAAGTTACCGATAAATGACATCTCAATTGGTGCTAATTCTTTCGATGAACGCCGTCGGACCTTTAATGGCTCATTCGCGATCGTCCGAGCTTATGATAAGGCACTGACCGAGGCAGAGATCAACCAAAACATCTCTGGCACATTTGCTGTCGATCCGGCAGACAAACTCTCAACGACTTGGGCACAAGTAAAACGCGACTATAAATAA
- a CDS encoding phytanoyl-CoA dioxygenase family protein, which yields MTDEEKFRFDLTGFLVRPAILERDEVDAIVDQIDQIHHNRESLPPEHRAVPGGPASVLIDHPKVLDVLHEIIGPEIRLEHSYSVWREKGRRHGELHGGGPQQADPIFGYRVNNGQIHAGMVRVVFELTDISKNDGATHFIVGSHKSNFPMHPDHMSLEDGERSPFLMTYECPAGSAIFFTENLCHAGPVWQRETPRVAVLNAYAHLATHWHRLPIPPEVLSALPREKQAYFREPWVADFRTRPATRNTIDRFLNNDESPVNTDHKP from the coding sequence ATGACTGATGAAGAAAAATTTCGGTTTGACTTAACGGGATTCCTTGTTCGTCCCGCGATCCTTGAACGCGATGAAGTAGACGCAATCGTTGATCAGATCGACCAGATACATCATAACAGAGAATCCTTACCGCCGGAACACCGTGCCGTACCGGGAGGTCCCGCGAGTGTCCTGATTGATCACCCCAAAGTCCTCGATGTCCTACACGAAATTATTGGACCCGAGATCCGGTTAGAGCACTCCTACTCTGTCTGGCGCGAAAAAGGGCGGAGGCACGGTGAACTCCACGGTGGTGGACCGCAACAGGCAGATCCGATCTTCGGATACCGTGTCAACAACGGACAGATCCACGCTGGAATGGTGCGTGTCGTCTTTGAACTGACAGATATTTCCAAAAACGATGGTGCAACGCACTTTATCGTCGGTAGTCACAAATCCAACTTCCCGATGCATCCTGACCACATGTCATTAGAGGACGGAGAGCGGAGTCCGTTCCTGATGACCTACGAATGCCCCGCAGGCAGTGCAATTTTCTTCACGGAAAACCTCTGTCACGCCGGTCCCGTGTGGCAACGGGAGACACCGCGTGTCGCAGTGCTAAACGCTTATGCGCATCTCGCGACACATTGGCACCGTCTACCGATTCCACCTGAAGTGTTGTCCGCTTTACCGCGTGAAAAGCAGGCGTACTTCCGTGAACCGTGGGTTGCCGATTTCCGCACGCGCCCGGCAACGAGAAACACGATTGACCGGTTCCTTAACAACGACGAATCGCCTGTTAACACCGATCACAAGCCGTGA
- a CDS encoding mannonate dehydratase yields MKISVWDGGLSESYLKQVTQLGADCIDFGNGGAFPGVNEQGYPDLDEVLKIKKRIRSWGLDINRVTLPNITEKFMTGQPDGERELENTCNALRVFAEAGVPIARQRFWGDTFDYLMTRYPSVHRGGYTSRGESRAATKNPPDTPTMEALDEWWKRFTEVYGALVPIADDHDIKLAIHPSDVPNPDTPLGSLGFHRVIDAFPSRNVGYLYCCGTRAEAGGSTIVLDEINNYGRKGRIFMVHLRNVRGSLSTAGAFEEVLLDDGDMNAFKIVRELQKVGFDGCINADHIPRLEGDVGLAYSVGYIKALFAALAA; encoded by the coding sequence ATGAAAATTTCAGTCTGGGATGGTGGACTTTCAGAGAGTTACCTCAAACAGGTCACGCAACTCGGTGCGGACTGCATCGACTTCGGAAACGGCGGTGCTTTCCCCGGCGTTAATGAACAGGGTTACCCCGACTTGGACGAAGTACTAAAAATAAAGAAGCGTATCCGTTCTTGGGGTCTTGATATCAACCGTGTAACGCTTCCGAATATCACAGAGAAGTTCATGACGGGACAACCCGACGGTGAAAGGGAACTGGAGAACACATGTAATGCGCTTCGGGTTTTCGCCGAAGCGGGTGTACCTATCGCACGTCAACGCTTCTGGGGAGATACCTTCGACTATCTCATGACGCGTTACCCTTCTGTCCATAGAGGCGGGTATACCTCACGCGGCGAAAGCCGTGCCGCCACCAAGAATCCACCAGACACACCGACAATGGAAGCACTCGACGAATGGTGGAAACGTTTCACCGAGGTCTACGGTGCACTCGTCCCTATCGCCGACGACCACGACATTAAACTCGCCATCCATCCATCAGACGTGCCAAACCCGGACACACCGCTCGGTAGCCTCGGTTTTCATCGTGTCATCGACGCTTTCCCAAGCAGGAATGTCGGCTACCTTTACTGTTGTGGCACTCGCGCCGAAGCGGGCGGCAGCACCATTGTCCTCGACGAAATCAACAACTACGGACGTAAAGGACGTATTTTCATGGTTCACCTGCGAAACGTACGTGGAAGCCTTTCAACGGCTGGAGCGTTCGAGGAAGTCCTCCTCGACGATGGCGATATGAACGCCTTCAAAATTGTCCGGGAACTCCAAAAGGTCGGATTCGATGGATGCATCAACGCCGATCACATTCCGAGATTAGAAGGCGATGTCGGATTAGCCTATTCCGTTGGTTACATCAAGGCACTGTTTGCAGCGTTGGCGGCATAA
- a CDS encoding sulfatase, with the protein METTRKPNLIFVFGDQHRQCDVGCAGNPQVQTPAMDQLAREGIFFPNTFTNVPICVPARGCLMTGKYPLNHKAVSNDLPLPLTETGIAEVFKEAGYATGYIGKWHLGGMPRDKFITPEMRFGFDHWIGWNCHHDYFNAPYHDSDGNQMQIDGYEPEFQTDRAIQYCRDHVDEPFCLYMSWGPPHNPYEHVPERYKEMYPPEQIQLRPNATDTPATRKDISGYYAHITALDENLARLMTALDELGIADDTILVYTSDHGDMLGSHGHVRKERPWEESARIPFMIRWPRRIPAGVTRDTLLSLVDFMPSMLSLCDLPIPEGVEGIDLSEAMLGKTIDEPQSVFLGVPLHGSEGFHFGIREWRGVRTHRHTYARHYDETGWLLYDNDNDPYQMNNLIDDADSQGLRAELETELQEWLTRVNDPFLTGIEHIRQLGLSELWNISEQRFGGGKPRWA; encoded by the coding sequence ATGGAAACCACCCGTAAACCCAATCTAATTTTTGTTTTCGGCGACCAGCATCGTCAATGTGATGTCGGATGCGCAGGCAACCCGCAAGTACAAACGCCTGCGATGGATCAACTCGCACGGGAAGGTATATTTTTTCCGAACACCTTCACGAATGTCCCGATATGTGTGCCGGCGCGTGGATGCCTCATGACCGGAAAATATCCCTTGAACCACAAAGCCGTCTCCAACGATCTACCGCTCCCTCTGACAGAAACCGGCATTGCGGAAGTCTTCAAGGAAGCAGGATACGCGACCGGTTACATCGGCAAATGGCACCTCGGCGGCATGCCGCGGGATAAGTTTATCACGCCTGAGATGCGGTTCGGTTTTGACCATTGGATCGGGTGGAATTGCCATCACGACTATTTCAATGCCCCTTATCACGACTCCGACGGAAATCAGATGCAGATTGACGGCTACGAACCGGAGTTCCAGACCGATCGGGCGATTCAGTACTGCCGAGACCACGTTGATGAACCCTTCTGCCTCTACATGAGCTGGGGACCGCCGCACAATCCTTATGAACATGTCCCTGAACGCTACAAGGAGATGTATCCACCGGAGCAAATTCAGTTACGTCCAAACGCCACAGATACGCCCGCAACACGGAAAGACATCTCCGGCTACTACGCGCATATCACGGCACTCGATGAAAACCTTGCACGCTTGATGACTGCCCTCGACGAACTCGGTATCGCTGACGATACCATCCTCGTCTATACGTCTGATCACGGTGATATGCTCGGTAGCCATGGACACGTCAGAAAAGAACGGCCATGGGAAGAATCTGCCCGTATCCCGTTTATGATCCGCTGGCCCCGTAGAATTCCAGCAGGCGTTACCCGGGATACTTTGCTCAGCCTCGTCGACTTTATGCCGTCAATGTTATCCTTATGCGACCTACCGATTCCGGAGGGTGTCGAAGGCATCGACCTTTCAGAAGCGATGCTCGGCAAGACAATTGACGAGCCACAATCTGTCTTCCTTGGAGTCCCATTACATGGGAGTGAAGGCTTTCATTTCGGTATCCGTGAGTGGCGTGGTGTCCGAACGCATCGCCACACTTACGCACGTCATTACGACGAAACGGGATGGCTCCTCTACGACAACGACAACGACCCATATCAGATGAACAATCTCATAGACGATGCAGACTCACAAGGACTTCGAGCAGAATTAGAGACAGAGCTCCAAGAGTGGCTAACCCGAGTAAACGATCCATTTCTAACCGGAATTGAACACATTCGGCAACTCGGTCTATCGGAGTTATGGAACATCAGCGAGCAGCGGTTCGGCGGAGGAAAACCCCGCTGGGCATAA
- a CDS encoding DegT/DnrJ/EryC1/StrS family aminotransferase, with product METKLAINGGEPTVKGNLGKSWPIFDETEENALLETLRSGAWNRREKVDEVGEKFAAFQDAKYGIPLANGTVALQCALKAAGVTAGDEVIVPALTFVATGTSAVCVNAVPVIVDIDPLTYNIAPDAIEKAITPRTRAIIPVHNGGYPADMDAIMEIAEKHDLKVIEDCAHAHGSQWRGKGMGSIGHLGAFSFQMGKTLTCGEGGMVITNDEELAGKAGSFAQLNMRMTNFQATLLLSQLERFEEQVKTRERNIAYLSKGMEAIEGLHPIPRDERVTRWCFYYWDFRFVSEEFGGISRGRFMEALSAEGISCGVGAHGEPIYNEGPFGNPELFDQLGLPRKYLGDQAIDYSTLNCPEAERVYREEVCSFGHSMFLGDTDDMQLILDAFQKIRAHVHEL from the coding sequence ATGGAAACCAAGTTGGCAATAAATGGTGGTGAACCCACTGTCAAAGGGAATTTAGGAAAAAGTTGGCCCATTTTTGATGAAACCGAAGAGAACGCACTTTTAGAAACCTTACGAAGCGGCGCGTGGAACCGACGCGAGAAAGTCGATGAAGTCGGTGAAAAGTTCGCGGCGTTTCAGGATGCAAAGTACGGTATTCCGCTCGCAAACGGCACGGTGGCACTACAATGCGCACTAAAGGCTGCTGGGGTCACTGCTGGAGATGAAGTCATCGTTCCGGCGCTGACATTTGTGGCAACAGGAACATCTGCTGTCTGCGTCAACGCCGTGCCGGTAATCGTTGATATTGATCCACTCACCTACAACATCGCGCCCGATGCGATCGAAAAAGCCATCACACCGCGAACGCGGGCAATCATACCGGTGCACAACGGCGGTTATCCCGCAGATATGGATGCCATCATGGAGATTGCCGAAAAACACGATCTCAAGGTGATTGAGGATTGCGCACACGCACACGGTTCACAGTGGCGCGGAAAAGGGATGGGTTCAATCGGACATCTTGGAGCATTCAGTTTCCAGATGGGGAAAACGTTGACCTGTGGCGAAGGTGGGATGGTGATAACAAATGATGAAGAACTTGCAGGAAAAGCAGGCAGCTTCGCGCAATTGAATATGCGGATGACAAACTTCCAAGCAACGCTTCTGTTGAGTCAACTCGAAAGGTTTGAAGAACAAGTAAAGACGCGCGAACGAAACATAGCCTACCTTTCCAAAGGTATGGAAGCGATAGAGGGACTTCACCCAATCCCACGCGACGAGCGTGTCACACGTTGGTGTTTCTACTATTGGGATTTCCGATTTGTCTCCGAAGAGTTCGGTGGTATTTCACGCGGAAGGTTCATGGAAGCACTCAGCGCAGAGGGTATCTCATGTGGTGTTGGCGCACACGGCGAACCGATCTATAACGAGGGACCCTTCGGTAACCCAGAGTTATTTGATCAGTTGGGATTACCTCGCAAATATCTCGGAGACCAAGCGATCGACTATAGCACACTCAATTGTCCAGAGGCGGAACGGGTCTATAGGGAAGAGGTTTGCAGTTTCGGACACTCCATGTTTTTAGGCGATACAGACGACATGCAACTGATTTTAGATGCGTTCCAGAAGATTCGAGCGCATGTCCATGAACTGTAG
- a CDS encoding alkaline phosphatase family protein — translation MKKRVLIIGWDCAAPELVFDAFKDDMPNTHRLMAEGTYGELGSTIPPITVPAWMCMMTSRDPGELGIYGFRNRKDYSYDALTIANAHVVKVPTLWDLLGQAQKKSVVLGVPLTYPAKPFPGWMVTSFLTPIRDSQWTFPRRLSREIDQVASDYMIDIPNFRTDRRTELEQQLLKMTSERFKLARHLLKTKDWDLFTMVEMGSDRLHHAFWRFWDTTHREYEPNSPFSETMRNYYRVLDAELGETLACVDEDTTVMVVSDHGAKRMDGGICVNEWLQQHGYLTLKTEPPEITRWTSDMVDWEKTKAWGEGGYYGRIFINVEGREPNGIVSTQDYKSVRDELKTQLEAIVDEAGDNINTRVFKPEEVYRECRNIPPDLIVYFGNLFWRSVGSVGYNSIYTYENDTGPDDCNHAEMGIFILKSAPHSSQSRQTGNIPPKSIYDIAPTVLNEFGIDIPEAMQGKPI, via the coding sequence ATGAAAAAACGTGTCCTTATTATCGGTTGGGATTGCGCCGCGCCGGAACTCGTCTTTGATGCATTCAAAGACGATATGCCCAATACACATCGCTTAATGGCAGAAGGCACGTACGGAGAACTGGGGAGTACGATCCCACCTATCACCGTGCCAGCGTGGATGTGTATGATGACCAGTCGCGATCCTGGCGAACTCGGTATCTACGGCTTTCGGAACCGCAAAGACTACTCCTACGATGCCTTGACGATTGCCAACGCACACGTCGTAAAGGTGCCAACACTCTGGGATCTTTTGGGACAGGCACAAAAGAAATCAGTCGTTTTGGGAGTGCCGCTCACCTATCCCGCAAAGCCATTTCCGGGGTGGATGGTCACCAGTTTCCTCACACCCATTCGTGATTCGCAATGGACTTTTCCGAGGCGACTATCTCGGGAAATTGATCAGGTCGCAAGCGATTACATGATCGACATTCCAAATTTCCGAACGGATCGGCGCACCGAACTGGAACAACAACTTCTCAAGATGACATCCGAACGCTTCAAACTCGCCCGTCATCTGCTTAAGACAAAGGACTGGGACCTATTTACAATGGTTGAAATGGGTTCTGATCGACTCCACCACGCCTTCTGGCGATTTTGGGATACAACGCATCGGGAATATGAACCGAATTCACCGTTTTCAGAAACAATGCGGAACTACTACCGCGTCCTTGACGCGGAACTCGGAGAAACCTTAGCCTGCGTTGATGAAGACACCACCGTTATGGTTGTCTCCGACCACGGCGCAAAACGGATGGACGGCGGCATCTGCGTCAACGAATGGCTCCAGCAACACGGCTATCTGACTCTCAAAACTGAACCACCAGAGATTACACGGTGGACATCGGATATGGTAGATTGGGAAAAAACCAAGGCGTGGGGAGAAGGCGGGTATTACGGGCGAATCTTTATAAATGTTGAAGGCAGGGAACCCAATGGAATTGTCAGTACGCAAGATTACAAGAGTGTCCGCGACGAATTGAAAACACAACTCGAAGCAATCGTAGATGAGGCGGGAGATAACATCAACACGCGTGTCTTCAAACCTGAAGAGGTTTATCGGGAATGCCGGAACATTCCACCGGACCTCATCGTCTACTTTGGAAATCTCTTTTGGCGTTCAGTTGGAAGCGTCGGATATAACAGCATCTATACCTACGAGAACGACACCGGTCCCGACGATTGCAACCACGCAGAAATGGGCATTTTCATTCTCAAATCTGCGCCACATTCCTCTCAGTCGCGACAAACAGGAAACATACCTCCCAAAAGCATATACGATATTGCCCCAACAGTCCTCAATGAATTCGGCATAGATATCCCTGAAGCAATGCAAGGGAAACCTATTTAG
- a CDS encoding P1 family peptidase — translation MELTNQTLTAIDGIKVGHATDTTARTGCTVVLCPAGATAGVDVCGAAPGTRETEALRPGRLVQKAHAVLLTGGSAFGLDAAGGVVQYLEERDVGFSAGPVRVPIVPAAVIFDLGVGDAKVRPDREMGYQACLNATDEPVAMGTVGAGTGATVGKAPGVSASPGGVGSACRYLDSGLIVAAITVVNALGNVVHPRTGEILAGGQANGGFVDITERLLGANNIVRGTNTTIGVVATNATLTSAEVNRVAEMAHDGMARAIRPSHTMFDGDTLFALATGAHTDSSVNTVGILAAEVVAEAIVNAVTA, via the coding sequence ATGGAATTAACGAATCAGACACTCACTGCGATAGATGGAATCAAGGTAGGGCATGCTACTGACACAACTGCCCGAACCGGATGTACTGTTGTCCTCTGCCCAGCGGGGGCAACGGCAGGGGTTGACGTGTGTGGTGCTGCGCCCGGCACACGCGAGACGGAAGCACTCCGTCCGGGACGTTTGGTTCAAAAAGCACACGCTGTCCTCCTGACCGGTGGAAGTGCCTTTGGGTTAGATGCTGCAGGTGGTGTCGTCCAATATCTTGAGGAAAGGGACGTTGGTTTTTCTGCGGGTCCCGTGCGTGTACCGATTGTTCCGGCAGCTGTGATTTTCGATCTGGGGGTCGGCGATGCAAAGGTGCGCCCTGATCGAGAGATGGGGTATCAGGCGTGCCTGAATGCGACAGATGAACCGGTGGCGATGGGGACTGTTGGTGCTGGGACAGGTGCCACGGTTGGTAAGGCTCCGGGTGTTTCAGCTTCTCCGGGAGGTGTCGGTTCAGCGTGTAGATATCTCGATTCCGGTTTGATTGTCGCGGCGATTACGGTTGTGAATGCGTTGGGAAATGTTGTGCATCCAAGGACTGGTGAGATCCTCGCGGGTGGGCAGGCGAACGGTGGGTTCGTGGACATTACTGAACGGCTTTTAGGTGCCAATAATATCGTTCGTGGAACGAACACAACTATCGGTGTTGTAGCAACAAACGCTACGCTTACCTCGGCGGAAGTGAACCGGGTTGCGGAGATGGCGCACGACGGGATGGCACGCGCGATTCGTCCGTCACATACGATGTTCGATGGGGATACACTTTTTGCGCTCGCTACTGGGGCACATACTGACAGCAGTGTAAATACCGTCGGTATTCTCGCTGCGGAGGTTGTCGCTGAGGCAATCGTTAACGCGGTGACCGCCTAA
- a CDS encoding Gfo/Idh/MocA family oxidoreductase, producing the protein METIGVGIIGCGGMGRSLANGAHAVEGIEVICVSDLQEALAEKLATDLDASYTSDYHELLADDRIQAVLIASPPFMHSPMAVDAANAGKHVFSEKPMAPTLSDCDAMIAAAEENGVKLTIGLVCRYHATHSKVREIVQSGELGAPACMMVHRIGGPWSSGYSHTPWRLERAKSGGTLMEINAHEIDFMRWTCGDVTTVYGAGGQYGPDKSDYPDVVLASLNFANGAVGLLHSSHVSAVGGYGGRVDCEGGSIYFPQTWGGDATIQIKPFEGEGRQIKIADITVPPPVQEEIRVFVDAIRNDTPPPITGLDGRAAVEIALAAYQSVESGQSVPLPL; encoded by the coding sequence ATGGAAACGATAGGAGTTGGTATTATAGGATGCGGCGGTATGGGCAGAAGCCTCGCGAATGGTGCACACGCCGTTGAAGGGATAGAAGTCATCTGCGTCAGCGATCTGCAAGAAGCACTGGCAGAAAAACTTGCCACAGACCTTGATGCATCTTACACGTCGGATTACCATGAACTACTTGCCGACGATCGGATTCAAGCAGTCCTGATAGCGTCACCGCCGTTTATGCATTCACCCATGGCAGTCGATGCAGCAAACGCAGGCAAACACGTTTTTTCCGAAAAACCGATGGCACCGACGCTGTCCGATTGCGACGCGATGATCGCCGCTGCCGAAGAAAACGGTGTCAAGCTGACCATCGGCTTGGTGTGTCGTTATCACGCGACGCACTCCAAAGTCCGCGAGATCGTGCAAAGCGGTGAACTCGGCGCGCCCGCTTGTATGATGGTGCATCGTATCGGTGGACCTTGGAGCAGTGGGTATAGTCATACCCCGTGGCGATTAGAACGTGCGAAATCCGGTGGGACCCTCATGGAAATCAACGCACACGAAATCGACTTTATGCGCTGGACGTGTGGGGATGTCACTACTGTCTATGGTGCTGGTGGACAATACGGACCAGATAAGAGCGACTATCCAGATGTCGTTCTTGCTTCTTTGAATTTTGCAAACGGTGCAGTCGGTTTGCTCCATTCCAGTCATGTGTCTGCCGTTGGTGGATACGGTGGACGTGTCGATTGTGAAGGCGGTTCTATCTACTTCCCACAGACCTGGGGTGGCGACGCAACTATCCAGATAAAACCCTTTGAGGGGGAAGGACGACAGATTAAAATCGCAGATATTACGGTGCCCCCACCAGTTCAAGAAGAGATCCGCGTCTTCGTAGATGCGATCCGTAACGATACCCCGCCTCCGATTACAGGATTAGACGGTCGTGCAGCAGTCGAAATCGCACTCGCAGCATACCAATCTGTTGAGAGCGGACAATCTGTTCCGTTACCGCTTTAA
- a CDS encoding GNAT family N-acetyltransferase encodes MHQRRSHSEIRRRCRISLFRWLHQGTVCSVGGIIFNLHVYTVEPLTPQNQSEWNTIIRQCPGSTAFQSLAWRDALASSFKQLTPVYSLIKQKDVIVGGLPAFIFQPIPGIRLWHSMPWNLFGGVHLIDSLQANPEALIASVETAATEKGSCEIRWTLAPEHTVIYGDFLTEVGYERITHFTHLLKTNGDIDALWHAYNKRVRGAVRKAEKSGVEVTNTDSAKALSTFYNMYLATVKQLGGTPKPRALMQTLLQQKIARLAIATYRGTMIAGLLYLHFNRTVTLWCEASVPEFLKYRPNNAIFHYIITQACHEKYEWIDFGASPPENTGLIAHKEQYRAVRTDFASYTKVLSPLKRALWTQSEGALRQIYTWMQ; translated from the coding sequence ATGCATCAACGCCGATCACATTCCGAGATTAGAAGGCGATGTCGGATTAGCCTATTCCGTTGGTTACATCAAGGCACTGTTTGCAGCGTTGGCGGCATAATCTTTAATCTACATGTGTACACCGTAGAACCCCTTACCCCTCAAAACCAGAGCGAGTGGAACACCATTATTCGGCAGTGTCCGGGGAGTACTGCCTTCCAAAGCCTCGCGTGGCGAGATGCATTAGCGAGTTCGTTCAAACAACTCACCCCGGTCTATTCGCTTATTAAGCAAAAAGACGTAATAGTAGGTGGGCTACCCGCCTTCATCTTTCAGCCAATACCCGGCATCCGTTTATGGCACTCAATGCCGTGGAACCTATTTGGCGGTGTCCATCTTATAGATTCATTGCAAGCAAACCCCGAAGCGTTGATAGCATCCGTTGAAACAGCGGCAACGGAAAAAGGATCGTGTGAGATTCGATGGACGTTGGCACCAGAACATACCGTGATCTACGGCGATTTTCTCACCGAAGTGGGTTATGAACGCATAACTCACTTCACACATCTTTTAAAGACAAACGGGGACATCGATGCACTTTGGCACGCCTATAACAAACGGGTGCGGGGAGCGGTACGGAAAGCAGAAAAATCGGGTGTAGAAGTCACGAATACGGACAGCGCAAAGGCGTTATCCACATTCTACAACATGTATCTCGCTACGGTAAAACAGTTAGGGGGCACACCGAAGCCACGCGCACTCATGCAAACGCTTTTACAGCAAAAAATCGCCAGACTCGCTATTGCTACATATCGCGGGACAATGATCGCTGGATTACTCTATCTACATTTCAACCGGACCGTAACCTTATGGTGCGAGGCATCCGTGCCAGAATTCTTGAAATACCGCCCCAACAACGCGATTTTCCACTACATTATTACACAAGCGTGTCATGAAAAATATGAATGGATAGATTTCGGGGCATCGCCGCCGGAGAACACAGGGTTAATCGCGCACAAAGAACAGTATCGCGCCGTTCGTACAGATTTCGCCAGTTATACAAAGGTCCTTTCACCACTGAAAAGGGCACTGTGGACCCAGAGTGAAGGGGCACTTCGCCAAATTTATACATGGATGCAGTGA